tcttcactttccgaatgcggtcggccagctcctgcggcatgattgagaagtctgcgccagtatcaacaagtGCTGTGACGTGATGTCCATCTATGAGAATGCGAAGatcggcacgggcaacgtcgtcggTGTTAGTATTCCTCGTCCTCGTATCGTCTTCTTGGGTAGCGTGGGGGGTAGTTTTGGCGTCACGACAATATGCGTGACGCAAATTTTGTAGAACTTTCTCGAAGCCACGCGGGCGCCAGCGATTACCTTTGAACATGTTCGACGAGTcacgcataaaagccgacgcgcttgacccgcagatcagatttccgacgatcgccgactctgctcgcCGCTACCGTTGTGTTTGAGTGTTACTTCTTTTTCTGGGCGCTAGTTCGCCCAAAATAAAGCGGGTGCTGCCTGCTCACGTCAGTGTTTCAGCGAGCAGTAACAACGTACGTATTTTCTCGAGAGGTACGGTACGTGGTTTACACTAAACACGAATACGTATGTCACCTTACATGCATACGTAGTAAACAATACGTTACGTACGCTGCAAAGGCCTTCTGTACCGGCTTCTTGAATTTTAACTCAAAGTTTCGAAACTGTATCGATCTGCATTGTTTCTGTCACGTGACAACACAATCATAATACAAAATAGTGTCAGCCAGTTCTTTCTTACCAACGAACGAAGCAATCGGTATATTACCCGATTCCTTTGTTCATTGTTAAGGAATCATTGTTCATTGTGACGCaatcactatattacctagagggaaatcttgCGCACCTGAGCTGTGGTATGCTTGGGAATGCCACTACATTGTGACTTTGGATTGACATCGTGGTTGGAGAGCAAGGACActttgaagacgcgcctggctagcaccgttccctATGTCTCAATGATTtatttcctgctgaaacagcacgtaaaaagctgttttagctttattatgcTTTAACTTTATTTAGCCAGCCCAAGCCACGCAGACACATATCACGCCATTCCCATGACGGtacagcgccctttaagaaactcgcatagacggtggcgccagattaccctctaggtgttataagTGAGAAACTGTTTGCAATTCCAAACCCGACGAATGAGCTGCCCTTTAAGTGCCTGTATACCTGCCGCGTATTCAATTTGCCGGCACTTACGTGATTGTTGTAGGGAGCTCCCATGGTAGGCGAGTACTTGTTCTGGAGCGTGCCTGATCCGGGGGCCACGTAGTCCTGGCCCTTGTACTGGTCGCCGAACGCGTGGCGCGCGATGATGATGGGCCTGCGCCACTGCTTCACGAGCGGAGGGATGTTGCGGCAGGCGATGGGCTTCCGGAACACGTCACCACCGAGGGCGTTGCCAATGACGCCGTTGGGTGACATCCACGTGCGCTTGAAGTGGTACTTCTCGAGAACGTCTTTCTCGGCCGTGAGGGTGGCGCACTTGACGCCGCGCACGTTGTGTACCTTGAGCGCCTGGGCGGCATCCAGGGTGACCGTGTCATTGGTCTGGTTGCGATGTTCGATTGACAGATCGAAAGACCTCAGGTCGGCGTCCACGTACGGCTCGATAAGCCTCTCCCGGATCAGGTCCGAGACGACGCGCGCCATGTCGTCACCCCGCATCTCGACCACGGGCCCGCACTAGTGTTTCTCCGTGGGGACTGGGGCCAGCAGGTGCGAACAGCGAGGCTCGTCGATGGTCACTGGGCAAGCGAGCGGTCGCCTGGAAAAACGAACGCGTTCGTCTCGCGGCAGTCGTGCTCACGACCACGAGCTGACCGTGCTCACGCGGCAAAAAGGAAAAGAAGTTTTTGCGTTTAATATTACATTTAATATGGCAGCATGCAATCAGGTTAACCACTTGATAAATGCATCGGTCCATTGCAAGTGTGTTACGTGAATCACtgaaaattaaagaaaattattCATTACCACCTTCAAAATTATGTGGTACAGCAATTCACTGGAGGAGGGTGATGATGATTTCCTCAATGTGGCACACACCCATCACTGAGGGTGGACCAAAAAGCGGGCGGCCCAATtaaaataatcaatcaatcaatcaatcgaaacgaagttttctttctcttctaGGAATATGGAGGTTGTAATCCTGCTGCCAAAAGCACTAATTATTTCTTAAATTGCAGCTCGGAGGGCTGCTAAACAATGAAATGTTGGCAGTATTTTCGAGCCTGTTCTTCAAGCAAGCATTCAGCACACATATAGCGAATCTCTTAAATTAACAATGTTGACACATTTCATGCAAACTTCAGCAGAGCAACTTTGATGGCCATTATTTGGTCTCAAAAATAGGTTTAAAATGAGGAAGTAGGAAAGAGAAATACCAACACAGGTGCGGAAAGAATAAGACGACTCCTGATATCTCGTCACAAAAGGACGCATCAGTCGCAAACAGATATTTAGCCTGGATATGTTTTGTATGTTCCCCCAAAAGACCACATAAAACGCTCCTGAGCAAGGGCTTAGAATTTTTTTGATAAGTGTCGTGGAATTAAATGGAAAACTTGGTGCAGAAATAACTTGTGGAACGATGCTACGCATATCTCTCTAATGTTCTTAATTGTACTGCAATTCACTGCTTGGAATACCCGCAGgtagacaggggtgtacaacatcGCACGGGAAATcgatagaggcccacctggtacgCCAGAAgtaaagactactacgcacaatagcgggacgctgcgtcttggagcgTCTTGGATATTACGTACGGAAGgtcagcgcactgaccaaaatcccaacacgggaatacaagaaactatgcacgtctcaccgattcccaggaacatgcgcCCAAACtgccacatcggacggagacaagcccgagcgcaggcgctcgcgagaaagtatggaaaccaccttAATGTCTTGTAcatagacgcggccagcaccgcaaggagcaccgcattcgtcaccagcgtagtcgacaatcacgggtccgaaataaatgcgtcgtcggtttccagagtgagcgctgcggaggcagaggaactagcgatgcgttagccatcacgacgccGCAGTGGGATTTCggcatagttctgacggactctcagacggcatgcagaaattattccagtgCCAAAATTCTGAATGGAGcccaccagctgccaccatacataatatcgtgtggactccggggcatgagtccttacgcggcaatcagcaggcacacgcctacgcccgagcgcatgcacaccgggagccaccggatgaccgcgccgagcagttccaaaaCTATTTGAAACTAGCGAGGCCCgtcggctacgacaccgataagcagggtggccaaggGAACTCCTACACGGGCGGCCGCgaccgagcgtgagcagacgatagtcggcttcttccggaagtacgtaactATTATCGAAATTTGAAAGCACAAGTCCGCTTGTTTAATAAGCCTGCTTATTGAAGTTcctcaataaatatacacagtaacagtaagaagacgcgcactgatccaaacacatTTGGGGTACGTGTGTGAGAGTTCCGCTAGTTGCGAGGCCAGTTGGGTATTTAAAACTAGGCGAAATTAGGGAGaaccgacggctacgacaccgatgaGCATGGTGAACAAATTTGAATTGCTACTAGGGCGGCCGAGGCCGTGCGTGAGCAGACAACAGTCGGCTTTTTGCGGAAGTACGCAATTATTACCAAAATTCGAACGTAGGATCTCGCTTACTTGAAACTTGTTTATAAACTGCATCAAAAAGTGaaactttcgcccgaaaggcgaatcatctaTTGCGATACAAAATAAatcagagagccatacgaagcaAAGATAGTACTTATATTGGCCATATCAACATGTAAACATTCGAtttctaactaaattaacgagcatggtgtcagcgctcccagcaaacatgaacacatcacactcgatgaccctggacactcgctgtcaaaacgctggcgtgaggaaacgcggctgcagcggcgagcgaagtgaGCTTCGTGTTGTCTAGCACGTGACAGTGAGAGCGAGGGTGTACATGcgcttttttccttttttgccaAGAGCTTCATTGAATGCAGAAAATCGAGTGAGTCAGCTAGTATGGAATAAACCAGCCTTTCCCCGGCCGAATCTCTCTTCTCTAAATTCTATAGTAGTCCTAGTCGATATAAAGAATACAGTGGCACCTTGTGAAGGCCTTTTTGTGTGTTTCCTTGCCCATATCAAAGCAACTCGGTTTCCCGAGTTGAAGTTTATTTTGGTTCCTTTACAACAGAAAACAAACCATGGAGAGCCAGAATAAAGGTGCTTTTCACACCTGACTAAGCCCTTCgctccctaaacaataagaaagcAAATACTTGCAGCTCATAAGCACGCATCGGTTACAATAGTAATATGTGAGCACATACATAAGTGTTAAAAATAGGTGCACGTTGTCAAGAAAACACATAATACAAATTGTGAAAACCAGTAGTACTTGCGCAGAGAAATGTGCCACCAGCACAAACTGAAACGTCCAATTTTACGGTAGGAAACAATAGaatgctttcttttctctcttttttgtatTGTGCAATAAGCGAAGCTCTCTCAGATGCCAAGTATACTGTAGAATGCATTTTCAAAAAGTTGTGCATTTGATATGCAAGCATTTGGAAACCGTAGGGAGTACGAGTCCTATGCCTGTGGTAGTGTAGATTTCTGAAGCTATAGGTTGTAGGCATATGCACTTATCCTTCTTTAATGTCACGTTTCTTGTATCTAATAAAGTTTTTAACAAGATCAACTAACTTTTTTTTCGTTAGACCTCATAAATAGTCAGCAATTTAAACTCACCGAATGACGATTCAATATTCTGGGTATTCGGTACATTCATAACTGCTCTATAACTGCATTTTCTGCAGTATTAAAAACTATATTAGGTTCGTATATCAACAGTGGAACcccgcacaagcaaacacaaaTACACGTGAGAATGAATAATGACAAAATAAAGCTCTGACGTTACGGTCAGGATTAATGTATTGCACTGTTGCGATTTCCAAATAGGACGCTTATTACTTGCAAACAAGCGTGGGCATTGAGTGAATGCGACAGCTATTTCccgtcgctcttttttttttgcgcgaaccttgcagatatatgtatatatatataagaaattcCCGGAAAAACGGAGACtggcgtttttctttttcattatacACTTTCTTTAACGACATCGGATGCTTGTAAGCGCAGTTAAGCAAGCAGACCTCGTCTCGGGCTTGTTGTCTTGACATGATGCGATACCTCATGGCACATATACTATGCGTGTCTATCAAACCTTCACGTGCACTTATACTTCGTTCCATACACATAGCAGTCAACGCTGTGGAAACTACGCAACAAGTTCGGTCAAGAAAAGTTGTCACTGCGCGCGTTCCGTCCACGCTTCGCTGCGTGCCAACAGCGTTCGCTCGCacgagcatgcacgtgaggctcCTCGCGACGGGtggcaaataaaaataaactcgaaaagaacagcaaaaataaaaattatcTAAAAGAACGCATTAGCAGCCGTATACCACAGTGTGTTTGTTTGGAAGGattaaaacttgtttcattcaacGGTGAGCCTATATAAAGAAACAGTTCCGCACAATTGCCGTCAAAAAAACATCGAACTGTATCCAAGTGCGAACGAAGCCACTGCAAGAAGTCTCTCTAGCCTCCGCAGCGCtgactgctatgtatggaacgGGGTATATAGTGCGCGGCGACTTTCTGAGCAGTCGCATTCACCCCTTTGAAGCGGCGTTTGATGGCGGCCTGGTGCTTCGCGTCGGCTTCCTGAAGCGCTTGTTGTGGCAGCGCCATGTTGCAGCTGCGAATAAGACGAGAGAATTAGCAGCGTTAACTATTTGGGTCCATATCGCGCAGTGATATTCCTGTTGATTTCCTCCGTTATAGGCATGTCCATCACTGTTCTTTCGTTCGTCTGTCTCGTCGAATAATAGGGTGTCGCAGTTTGCTATAGGTGCTACCCGGATATCGACACGAGTCGGCAACTGCCAGAAAAAAGCAGCGGATCGTCAGGCATTGCTGCTTTCGGCGCACATGCTTACTCGCTGGATGTTTTTCTATGTAGTTTTTGACCAATGCGGCGCATGCCCCGCTCTTCGAAGAGGCAAAAGAACACAATTACGTCGATTGGCGATTGCTTGCTtacttgcttgcttcctataccatggcgcatacccacctcGGGGGATTGGCGATCCGAGgaacgatgatgataatgatgatgtcctcggcacatggctcgtacccacttcgggggattggccacgaATTGAGCCCTTGAACTTTTAGGTCTGGCTTTTGAAGCTACAGTTattgtgcaatttagtaatcagagcAGACAGATCAATTTTCctaaactgcataatttatagtAATAATGCCATGCATTAAAACTGAAACATCTCAGAGAATTGTAGAAGGGGGATATAAagttttattcgttttgttgactggatgaaaccacaaacggcatcaaatacgttcctgtggctaaagccaaataccgaggcaccgaaagtgagtactgtttctgatgttaaattaaCCCTTAATTTATCACGCGGTATTTCAAGAAgcctttttctttgtaatttatgccgacgacatattaaaaaattAGTGTtttacggtttctatttctaggcagaattgacacagcggcgatatcgccggaccagccctgtgtaaatgtAGGTTTTATGGTGCGACACGGCAGAGTAATTTTGTAATGATTACTTcagattgtcttgatggacaccaatgaattttccacggaaattttaggtgctgaaattcagtccatgatgttattgtttccatgatatccatacgaattgtatatttccgacatctgatcgctgttatttgtgtcaccactggaaggaccgatattaacGGTgtattcagggatgctcgcgctcatgaatcggccatttcattgagatgtaatccgcagtgtcgtGGTACCCATCACAATTTTGCAAGATTcagctggaggggggggggggaactaatgttagaaacgtctttagagctggtgaatttgttgaagttgtaagcgcagtacagacagaaagggaatctgttataataatcgcgctggattcatttaaaggtagtttacgcagtgcaagaatcattgctaagagctcagcttcaaatacgggagtaaactctggcagtctcaaggagaatgaccaggcAAGCGACgtcgagaaaatgcctacgctcGCCTTATCGTCGCtcacagaagcgtcagtggctattatgttaattgtgtgtacatCCGCAAGATaatcttgcaataaattatttaataacctgaTTGAATGAAACTTTGGGTtgtgtgggaaaatttcatcgaattcaatctttaaattctgatttgagtcatacgatggaataacgtctcgaatttttacatttaaactgtctatttgtttttgtacaaaaataatctgtggggtgtgaaaacgtggccaatcagctagaaagaaggaggttggatcgtttataaatgcATACTACGATCGTGTAAttggaaaactgtaaaattttagaaatgtttggtTGAGCGgctgctcgttcttcttctttgTCGCGCTCCAAACGGTCACGCGCCGAATTGCCACGCGAGAGTGCGAGGTGGTGCTTGCTGTCCGCGGAGCCAGTGAAAGCTAACGTGTTCCAAATTGTTTgggaaagagaaacaaaaaatgaCTCTTCTCTACTACCGTCACATCAGAGAATTAAGAGCCCGTGTAGAAAAGTGAGGCAGGCGGTTCCGCTTAATATAGCCAACCTCTCTGTTGAGTGCATGTTTAAACACTCGAAACGCGTTTCTTTCAATGAACAAGTACGTGCGCTTAGATAAATGAATGCGAGTTGAAAAAAACTCACAGTTATACACTGGCTGTACGCTAAGTTGCATCTTATAGACCCCCTTTATAAACTCCGCCCACAGTCCACGTATAGCTAGAGTACAGTCGCGGTCTTTTTGAGCGTGAACACGGAAGCGCGTGGCTTTCTGTACTACCAGCACCTCACAATATCTGTGCGCGACGAGAGTAGCTTCCCTtggcgcgcatcacgtcatcggcgcgctcgcttgtcgtctgctagctgttttTCTCTTCCTCGGTAGGGACCGCATTACGACTGTAACCAAAAATCCGACTAAACACGCCTTACGAGttgtgaacgcgaaagcattaatgtccaactgaacgcagctgagtggtccttcgagttttgcgctgcaagTTTGTGTTTTCCAGTTTTGCGTTTAAATtggtgtgttttttttctcttttttacagTTTCCACGTTTGCATGTTGGCTGTAGACTGGCATGATTTGGACGATATTGCTGATAAATCGAGgtcgccgcatgccaccgacgttcTGCGCGACGAGACACcgtggaagcagcagcagcaggtaaTTAGTGACAAACGtaatgattttttgtttattagtcgattatgcattttatcTTTTTCCAAGTAATATctgcctcttcgagcagaccagctcacgGACTAGAAGTGCACTGTCTACcacaggcagttttttttttaactttctgaAAGTGTccgctaaaacaccctgtatacacctTCCTCGAAGATCACTGTTACATTACGCCCAcaaacctgccgtggttgctcagtggctatggtgttgcgctgctgagcacgaggtcgcgggatcgaatcccggccacggtgatcgcagttcgatgggggcgaaatgcgaagacacccgtgtacttgtgttTAGTTGCATGTTAAAgtacctcaggtggtccaaatttccggagtcccccactacagcgtgcctcataatgagatcgtctttttgcacgtcaaaccccatattttaattttaattagGCCCACAAGCAAAATAGACATGCGTGGTAAAAGCCTAGTTACAGACCAACGATGATCTTGGGAACGTTGGCACAGCATACCATACTTTCAAGTTAATTCATACATCGCCTGGAACGTAATTGCAAGTTCAAGATTGCTGTCGCTCTTGAAGCGTACCGCTCGTTATTGCAGTGCGCGTGCAGCAGACGAGACGCGCGAGCTTGCTTGACGCAAGGTGCGCGAAGGTAGAATTCTCGCATGTCggacgcactgcgcatgcgcactgcttctAGGTGCCGCCGCTAGACTGCGCTGGCAGTACGGAAAGTGGggtggaaagctagaaaaggaacttaagaGTGAACAGTAGCAGACAAAGGCGGTGGAAGAAAAGCTAGCCACCGTAGAAAtacagctgagggccaccattccgcaaGGCAATGGTATGGCAATGGTGAACGTATCGATGAGAGCACCGTGAACGGAACTGGCTCCGATGCGGGAATATCCAAGGAAGCCGAAACCACAACGCTggaaagcagtggcggaaacgtcagtagTGGGCACGACGGGGCTACCTACAAATTCAAAGCCCTGATTTCTCTTTGTCTCATCGTTCGCGGCCAGCAAAACACAAGGTTCTCTGATCCGCCGCTAAGCTCACTGTTACACTGGTTATTCATTACATATTTCCTTTGTATTGCTTCGTTCGATAATTTGTAAAGACATGGACCTAATTCTGTACATGTAGGACAATGGTTGGTCTAAAGTTGGATTCTTTTTTATTGTTCGCAAACTACAGCCTTTCTGAAGTTACGTTATGTTGTTTGGAATTTGTCCATACTTTAGAGCAAGAGCGTGCATCGCGTATCTGGATTTTCTTTTAGCGATATCTACATGACGCCAGGTTTTCACCTCTttgccgtcgccgcactttgagcagtgtccgcactgtgacgtcacaccatggccctcgattctccaccaacttggctcgtcgcggtcgccgcacGGCCACCGCTCCCGCCattgctaaagtccctatatagtaccgccatctacttttcctccgcagcctcctctcctgaagcgcttgctttttttttctttactttttgcttgcgaaagccaagtcgatggtggcgcacctagaaagtacgttgaagctttcaggccgtgcgcgcgccgccgccaccgtcGCAGACGACTgtgctgcgcagaggactttcaacatggctctgaggcggaaaaaaacaaaatataaaaaagtgaaaagcgcacgctatcatcgtccaatctgAGATACAGGAGACAGAGAAGCGGCGATAatgaaaggatggcggtacttttcttatatagggacttaagccattggtagggagcctacacgcaagcgctgttgtgtgtgttgttactacacagcgcttgcatgtaggctccctagccatTGGGCgttcgccgcgccctctgtgttacgtcacaccacgggcctcgattctccggcgactcggctcgtcgcggtcgccgcgtggccaccgctcctacaggcgcgcgttcgccgttgcctggcaatcgccacagctggcgccctctgtatgacgtcacaccccacgCTCCACAGCTGTGTTAACCGGGAGTAGataaggggagagctcgcgtcgccgcagacatagttgaggccgcagtatggatggtgagtagtcggccagcctgaaggaggccagggatcacCGTAAAAATGAAGAGACAGTACGCTGAAGAGACTGAAGATGAGCatgccgaacggttggccaaacgccgtgaacGCGATGCCGCTAGACGCCTAAGCGCAGTCGgaggtctgtagctatcgctgcTCGACTGCGTTTAACCTGAGCCAAACCACAGACAATTTTTTACATGGTGTTTAAGCCTTGACCAAAATCGTTATAATAATCGGTTCTTATCAAGAGTGCAAGCTTGCTGTTGTGAAACTTTGATGTAATCAATATGTTGTGTTTGGATTTCTGAACAGCCTATTGCTCAAGGCTGATGTGCAGGAATTGCGCGCAGGTCGTACgtgccttttttttc
The window above is part of the Dermacentor silvarum isolate Dsil-2018 unplaced genomic scaffold, BIME_Dsil_1.4 Seq535, whole genome shotgun sequence genome. Proteins encoded here:
- the LOC119435215 gene encoding isocitrate dehydrogenase [NADP] cytoplasmic-like, yielding MRGDDMARVVSDLIRERLIEPYVDADLRSFDLSIEHRNQTNDTVTLDAAQALKVHNVRGVKCATLTAEKDVLEKYHFKRTWMSPNGVIGNALGGDVFRKPIACRNIPPLVKQWRRPIIIARHAFGDQYKGQDYVAPGSGTLQNKYSPTMGAPYNNHAFSLPVRGTFRAELACSSPGGVPRAASQAKKDST